A region from the Desulfomarina profundi genome encodes:
- a CDS encoding ABC transporter ATP-binding protein, whose amino-acid sequence MDQQETLLSVRDLEVAFKLRDNVLTAVDRVSFDLDRGQRLGLVGESGAGKSVTGFGIINLISKPGFISGGSILFEGTDLAKLSLEEMRQIRGDRISMIFQDPMMTLNPVLTVGTQMVETLLAHRNISRKEAEEIALDKIRKVAIPSPEKRLKQYPHEFSGGMRQRIVIAIALLTSPALIIADEPTTALDVTIQADIMNLLLSLCESENMALILITHDLAVVSQVAQRIAVMYAGRIVELGETEQIVTNPRHPYTKGLLAALPQNVSRRGRLNQIPGTMPGIKQQISGCQFNNRCNQCAQICREEVPPLTRKSSGCLAACHMVK is encoded by the coding sequence GTGGATCAGCAAGAAACACTCTTATCTGTTCGCGACCTTGAGGTCGCCTTTAAATTACGGGACAATGTCCTCACCGCGGTTGACAGAGTCAGTTTTGACCTGGACCGGGGTCAGCGTCTCGGTCTGGTGGGTGAATCCGGCGCCGGAAAATCCGTCACCGGCTTCGGCATTATCAATCTTATCAGTAAACCGGGATTTATCTCGGGTGGATCTATCCTGTTCGAGGGTACGGATCTGGCAAAACTCTCACTGGAGGAGATGCGGCAGATCAGGGGGGACAGAATCAGTATGATTTTTCAGGATCCAATGATGACCCTGAACCCTGTGTTGACTGTCGGCACACAGATGGTTGAAACCCTGCTCGCGCACAGGAATATCAGCAGAAAAGAAGCCGAAGAAATTGCCCTTGACAAGATCAGAAAGGTTGCCATACCTTCCCCTGAAAAACGGCTGAAACAGTATCCCCATGAATTTTCCGGTGGTATGCGCCAGCGGATAGTTATCGCCATAGCCCTGCTGACATCCCCTGCTCTGATTATTGCGGATGAGCCGACAACTGCCCTTGATGTCACCATACAGGCTGATATCATGAACCTCCTCCTCTCCCTCTGTGAATCCGAAAATATGGCCCTGATCCTTATCACCCATGACCTGGCCGTGGTCTCCCAGGTGGCCCAGAGAATCGCGGTAATGTACGCCGGCCGGATTGTGGAACTGGGAGAAACAGAGCAGATCGTCACCAATCCCCGGCATCCCTACACCAAGGGGCTTCTGGCGGCACTTCCACAGAATGTTTCCAGAAGGGGCAGACTTAATCAGATCCCGGGCACCATGCCGGGCATCAAACAACAGATTTCCGGCTGTCAGTTCAACAATCGCTGTAACCAGTGCGCTCAGATTTGTCGTGAGGAAGTACCGCCTCTAACCCGAAAATCATCCGGCTGTCTTGCAGCCTGTCATATGGTGAAGTAG
- a CDS encoding ABC transporter permease has protein sequence MIAFFIRRVTQAIFVMLVISIIGFAIKQSVGDPVREITGISVSAEEREILRDKLGLNDPFMIQWVRFVKDALHGDLGNSFYFKKPATKVIMSKAPATLELVFATSLLVILFSVPLGIYAAVKPNDWLSRFFMGASIIGVSIPVFLTAILLIYIFSVSLGWLPSFGRGELVEILPGWKSGFFTADGLKHLILPSIALTSIMLPLFIRLIRAEMKESLETEYVKFARAKGLKPARVLFVHAFKNTLLPVITVGGVQLGTLIAFTILTETVFQWQGMGSMFIESVERADTSLMVAYLVFVGLIFVVVNTVVDLIYGLVNPMVRVAGRK, from the coding sequence ATGATAGCATTCTTTATTCGCAGAGTTACCCAGGCAATCTTTGTCATGCTGGTCATCAGCATCATAGGTTTTGCCATCAAGCAGAGTGTCGGTGATCCGGTAAGGGAGATAACGGGTATTTCCGTTTCCGCTGAAGAGCGGGAAATCCTCCGGGATAAACTGGGTCTGAATGATCCATTCATGATCCAGTGGGTCCGCTTCGTGAAAGACGCCCTCCACGGAGACCTCGGCAATTCTTTTTATTTCAAGAAACCGGCCACAAAGGTGATTATGTCCAAGGCCCCGGCAACCCTGGAGCTGGTTTTTGCCACCTCCCTGCTGGTCATTCTCTTTTCCGTCCCCCTCGGGATCTATGCCGCGGTTAAGCCAAACGACTGGCTCTCCCGTTTTTTCATGGGAGCCTCCATCATCGGGGTGTCCATACCGGTTTTTCTGACGGCCATTCTCCTGATCTATATCTTTTCGGTCAGCCTGGGATGGCTGCCGTCATTTGGCAGAGGGGAACTGGTTGAAATTTTACCCGGTTGGAAATCGGGCTTTTTCACCGCAGACGGACTGAAACATCTTATCCTGCCGTCAATAGCCCTCACTTCCATCATGCTGCCCCTCTTTATCCGACTTATCCGGGCCGAAATGAAAGAATCGCTGGAGACGGAATATGTCAAATTCGCACGGGCAAAGGGACTGAAGCCGGCCAGGGTTCTCTTTGTGCACGCTTTCAAGAATACACTGCTTCCAGTTATTACGGTGGGCGGTGTCCAGCTGGGTACCCTTATCGCCTTTACCATTCTCACTGAAACGGTCTTCCAGTGGCAGGGTATGGGGTCGATGTTTATCGAATCGGTGGAACGGGCGGACACCTCGCTCATGGTGGCCTACCTGGTTTTCGTCGGTCTGATATTTGTCGTTGTCAACACGGTTGTCGACCTGATCTATGGCCTTGTTAATCCCATGGTCAGAGTTGCGGGGAGGAAATAA